A genomic stretch from Channa argus isolate prfri chromosome 24, Channa argus male v1.0, whole genome shotgun sequence includes:
- the hspb1 gene encoding heat shock protein beta-1, producing MAERRIPFTLLRTPSWDPFRDWHQSSRIFDQAFGMPALPEDLATFPSTHWPGYLRPSILAPDFGTMVPHTPTMYPGAMMAQQAALFRQMSSGMSEIKQTQDNWKVSLDVNHFSPEDLVVKTKDGVVEISGKHEERKDEHGFVSRSFTRKYTLPPSANVEKVTSSLSPEGVLTVEAPFIKPVIESSETTIPVHVDNKGGVVKK from the exons ATGGCTGAGAGACGTATTCCTTTCACCCTGCTCCGCACCCCGAGCTGGGACCCATTCCGTGACTGGCACCAGAGCAGCCGCATCTTCGACCAGGCCTTCGGAATGCCGGCCCTACCTGAGGACTTAGCCACATTCCCTAGCACCCACTGGCCTGGGTACCTGCGGCCCTCCATCCTGGCCCCGGACTTTGGCACCATGGTGCCCCACACTCCTACCATGTACCCAGGTGCCATGATGGCCCAACAGGCTGCCCTGTTCCGCCAGATGAGCAGCGGCATGTCAGAGATCAAGCAGACCCAAGACAACTGGAAGGTGTCTCTTGATGTCAACCACTTCTCCCCTGAGGATCTGGTGGTGAAGACCAAGGATGGTGTGGTGGAAATCTCTG GCAAACATGAGGAGAGGAAGGACGAGCATGGTTTTGTGTCCAGAAGTTTTACCAGGAAATATAC CCTTCCCCCATCAGCCAACGTTGAAAAAGTGACGTCCTCCCTGTCTCCTGAGGGGGTGCTGACCGTTGAGGCTCCTTTCATCAAACCGGTCATAGAGTCCTCAGAGACCACAATACCTGTGCATGTTGACAACAAAGGTGGCGTGGTGAAGAAGTAG